One Nocardia huaxiensis genomic window, GTGACCTGGGTGTCTCGGGCCACTCCGCCGGACGCGTACACCGATCTCGCGCCCGCGCTGGCCGCGCAGGACGGGCGGCTGCATCTGGCCTGGAAGTCGGCCAGTGGCAATGAGATCTGGTATTCGTCGTTCGACGGGGAGCAGAGCTGGCAGCCGCCAACGCGGGCCGCGGCCTTCGAAACCGGTTGCGCCCCAGCCCTGTGCGCGTTCCGCCAGGGACCGGGAGTCACCGAATTGCAGTTGGCCTGGCGCGGTTCGACGCTCTAGGTAATCGGGCTGCGGACAGACGTGGTGGCGATGCGCCGTGCGGTAGACGCGGGCCGATCGCCACCACACTGCCCGGATGGGGTCGCCGACGTTGGCGGGGCGAGGCCGCCGGGCAGGACGGGTAAGTGCCGGGACCGTAAGTCGCAGGTCAACGGCGATTCGGGCAGACGGGACGAATGGTCGAACGTACAGTGGGGGGCATGAGGTCCATCTGGAAGGGCTCCATCGCGTTCGGACTGGTGAACGTCCCCGTGAAGGTGTACACCGCCACGGAGGACCACGACATCAAGTTCCACCAGGTGCATGCCGCCGACGGCGGCCGGATCCGCTATGAGCGGGTGTGCACGGTCGACGGCCAGCCGGTGCAGTATTCCGACATCGACAGGGCCTACGAATCCCCCGAGGGCGATCGGGTGATTCTCACCGACGAGGACTTCTCGAAACTCCCCGCGGCCGAGAAACACGAGATCCCGGTCCTGCAATTCGTGCCCGCCGATCAGATCGACCCGATTCTCTACGACAAGAGCTACTACCTGGAACCGGATTCGAACACCCCGAAAGCGTATGTGCTGCTCGCCAAAACCCTCGAAGAGGTGGATCGGGTGGCACTCGTGCATTTCACGCTGCGGCAGAAGACCCGGCTGGGTGCGCTGCGGGTGCGCGACGGCGTGCTGGTGCTGCAGACCATGCTGTGGCCCGATGAAGTCCGGTCGGTGGCCTTCGACAAACTCGACGACGTCTCCGAGCCCAAGGCCCAGGAATTGAAGATGGCCGAGACCCTGGTCGAAACGCTGTCCGATGATTTCGATCCGAGCCTCTACGTGGACGAATATCAGATCGAATTGAAGAAACTGCTCGACGAGGCCATTGCCAGCGGCAGCAGCAAGGTGAAACGCGCCCCGGAAACCGCCGCCCCGGAAATGGATGCCGAGGTCGTGGACCTGGTCGCCGCCCTGCAGCGCAGCCTGGAAGCCTCCGGCCGCAAGGTCGGCAAGACCACCCCGAAAGCCGCCGCGAAACCGGCCGCGGACAAACCCGCCAAGGCCGCGGCCAAGAAAACCGCCGCCAAGAAGACCGCGAAGAAGGCCCCGGCCAAACAAGCCACCCGCAAGGGCGCGTGACCGGCGGCGTGGGCGCCACCACAGCACCGCTCGCGGATTCGACATGCCATAGCATCCGCCTGGCAAACTAGCGGGCATGGAATCCGACATAGCCGCCGATATCGCCATCGTCTCGATGGGTCTCGGTCACCTGCGCCAGGTCATCGACCTCGGCTACCAGGTGTTCGACACCCGTACCAAGCCCTACACCTCGTGGTCGCTGACCTCGGTGGCCGAGCACCTCGACAGTGCGGGACGCTCCTGCTGGGTGGCGGTGGATTCCGATCGCGTCGTCGGATTCGTGCTCGCGTCCATGGAATTCGAGCTGCGCGACGACTGGGCGTACCTGGAATGGATCGCGGTCGACCCGGAAATGCAGGGCCGAGGCATTGCCGGACGGCTCATGACGGTCTGCTGCGACACGCTTTTCAAGCACGGCGCCCGCCGCATCGTCACCGATGTGGAGAACCACAACACCGCCTCGGCCTCCATGATGCGCAAGAACGGCTTCACCGAGGGCACCACCGTCACGCTGTTCGTGCGACCGAACCCGGACGAGCCCGCCATCGAGGCCGATGAGCAGATCAGCCTCGGCCCCGGCACCAAACGCGACCTGATCCGGCGCGGCCGCATCACCGGCGACGGACGCCACGGCCGCCCGAAAGGCTAGCGGCCGCAGCGGGACTCACCGCGGTTCAATCGTCCTCGAGGGCGCGGGCCTGCCCCTCCCGGAAGAAGTCGACCAGCGCCGCCACCGTGGGCACGGCCGCACGGGTGCGCATGGCCCCGAACGGGGCGTTCCAGTACTCGCCGCGCCGCCGCGTCCACGGGCCCACATAGGCGTAGGGCTGCGGGTTCTCCCAATCTCCCGGGGAGACACCGAAGTTCACCTCACCCACCGAGACCGATAGATCGAAGTGCTCCGGCCACAGCACCGGCTGTTCGGCGGCGAAGCGGCGTAAGGCGGTGTCGCCCACCGCGAACCAGTCGTGCATGGTTTCGGCGGCGTCGCCGTCGAGGGAGAAGGGCTCGTCCGGGTCCATGTGCGTGCCGTCGTTGTAGAGGCCGCCGGGCGGCCCGTCGGCTTCGAAACCGGCGGTCATGGCCAGGTCGCGGTATGTGCCGTGCAATTTGGTGCGGCCCTGCGGCCACACCAGATCCGTTCCGGTCACCGACACCGGCCATTTGACACCGGTGAAGCCACCCAGCACGATGCGCATTCGAATGCTGCCGAAGCGCCGGTACTGCGGACCCGCGATCAGCAGCTCCGCCGCCGCGTGCAACGCGAACCGGGTGTCCTCGTAGGTAATGTCGTCCACACCGAAATCATGGCCGCCCGCATGGGCGTGTTGCTGGGAAATCGGGTTGGTGGGAAATGTGGTCCGGCAAAAACATGTGCGCCGCACCGGAGAATTCCGATGCGGCGCACAATCACTCGATAGCTCAGCGGGCGTTCGACGTGCAGGTCGACATGATGACCCGGCCCGTATTCCCCTGCGAGGAACCGAGGTCCAGCCCCTTGCCATTGCCCTTCAGATTGTCGATCGCGGCCTTCTCGGCCTCGACCTTGGTGCCCGCCCAGCCGGCGCCGAAGCGCCCGTCCGACGACTGCGACACCGCGCCGCAGGCATTGGCGAAATTGACGATGGCGTAGCAGTCGCCGCCACCACAGCTGTCGATGGCGGCCGCGTCGGCGCCACCGCTGTTGGTGTAGTCCACTGCGTAGGCCACATGGAAGGTGCTCCGCGAAACCGCGATCGCGCCGTACAGGTCGCCACCGGCGATCTCGAAGACCGGCCCTTCCTCCGCCGCCCCCGCGGGGCCGGCGGACACCGCGCCCATGGCGGCCATCGATGTGACTGCGAGGCCCATCCCGGCCTTGCGCAACAACGACATTCGACACTCCCGTGATGAATGGTGATATCGGCACGAATCATGGCCGAGCCCACCGACATTGTCCAATTCAGTCAGTGAAGCGCGCGGAGCTTCGATGCGGTCCCGGTGCGCCGGGCCGGTCACATCCGGCGCATGACCGAGACCACCTTGCCCAGCACGACCGCCTCGTCACCGTCGATGACGGAGTAGGCGGGGTTCCGCGGCTCCAAATATACGTGCCCATTGCTGCGGCGGTAGACCTTCACCGTGGCTTCGCCGTCGATCAT contains:
- a CDS encoding GNAT family N-acetyltransferase; translation: MESDIAADIAIVSMGLGHLRQVIDLGYQVFDTRTKPYTSWSLTSVAEHLDSAGRSCWVAVDSDRVVGFVLASMEFELRDDWAYLEWIAVDPEMQGRGIAGRLMTVCCDTLFKHGARRIVTDVENHNTASASMMRKNGFTEGTTVTLFVRPNPDEPAIEADEQISLGPGTKRDLIRRGRITGDGRHGRPKG
- a CDS encoding DUF4189 domain-containing protein, which gives rise to MSLLRKAGMGLAVTSMAAMGAVSAGPAGAAEEGPVFEIAGGDLYGAIAVSRSTFHVAYAVDYTNSGGADAAAIDSCGGGDCYAIVNFANACGAVSQSSDGRFGAGWAGTKVEAEKAAIDNLKGNGKGLDLGSSQGNTGRVIMSTCTSNAR
- a CDS encoding Ku protein; protein product: MRSIWKGSIAFGLVNVPVKVYTATEDHDIKFHQVHAADGGRIRYERVCTVDGQPVQYSDIDRAYESPEGDRVILTDEDFSKLPAAEKHEIPVLQFVPADQIDPILYDKSYYLEPDSNTPKAYVLLAKTLEEVDRVALVHFTLRQKTRLGALRVRDGVLVLQTMLWPDEVRSVAFDKLDDVSEPKAQELKMAETLVETLSDDFDPSLYVDEYQIELKKLLDEAIASGSSKVKRAPETAAPEMDAEVVDLVAALQRSLEASGRKVGKTTPKAAAKPAADKPAKAAAKKTAAKKTAKKAPAKQATRKGA